TACGCGATTAAATCAGATAAACGAGACGGATTGGTGGAGCAAGGAAGAATTTATCCTTGGAACGGAAATCAATTGCGCAATCCAAAAAGAGGGAAATTTTTAGGAGAAATGCAAGCCAATTTTGTACGCGGCAGAGGAGATATGATGGGAACTTCAGGTAGTTTGAACGATAATGCCGTTATTACTGCGCCGGTAAATTCATATTCCCCCAATAATTTTGGATTGTATAATATGGCAGGTAACGTAAATGAATGGGTGTTAGATGTATATCGCTCTGAAACTTATAATGATGTAGCAGAATATAACTCGTTCCGCGGTAATGCTTATCAAACTGCAATAGCAACCTCAAAAGATGATGTTGGAAATTATGTGTTGAAAATAGATTCATTAGGTAGAGTTGTAACTGCCGTAAAACCCGGCGATGATATGAGAAGTTTCCACGACGGCGATGAAACAACACAATTGAACACCGATTTTCAAATGTTTACCGACCCGGAAGGAATGGAAGCATTGAGAAATCAGGAAAAATTAGACCCAACAGACATTTTAGCTCCTAAAATCACGGACAAAACGCGTGTTTATAAAGGTGGTTCATGGAAAGACCGCGCTTATTGGTTGAATCCTTCAACGCGCCGTTATTTAGACCAAGACAAATGTACTAACGATATTGGTTTCCGTTGCGCTATGAGTATGATTGGAGATATTAAAAGCCAATCGGCAAAGATGAAATAGCGCTTTTTGGAAGATAAAATTAAAAGCACTTGTTCGTTGGGAATGAGTGCTTTTTGATTTTTTATGATAATGTTTTGAACAAAAGTATTACTTTTGCATTTTAATTTATTTGAAAGAAAGACTAAATTTTTATGACACGAACGAAAATTGTTGATTTACTGAAAAGTAAAGATTTTGGAGCTGAAATAAACATCAAAGGATGGGTGCGTACGCGCAGAGGAAATAAAAATGTGAGTTTCATTGCATTAAACGATGGTTCTTCCATTCATAATATACAAGTAGTAGTAGATTTGGCAAATTTTGATGAAGAAGTTTTAAAATCAATAACCACAGGTGCTTGTATAAGTGTAATAGGGAAGTTGGTTGAATCGCAAGGAGCGGGACAAACTGTTGAAATTCAAGCAAAAGATATTCAAGTATACGGAATTGCCGATCCGGAAACTTATCCGTTGCAAAAAAAAGGACATACGCTGGAGTTTTTACGTGAAATTGCACATCTTCGTCCTCGCACCAATACATTTGGAGCCGTTTTTCGTATTCGTCACAATATGGCAATGGCAATTCATACGTTTTTTCACGAAAGAGGATTCTTCTATTTTCACACTCCAATTATCACAGGTTCAGATTGTGAAGGAGCCGGGCAAATGTTTCAGGTAACTACAATGAATTTGTACGACTTGAAAAAAGACGAAAACGGCTCTATTGATTATTCAGATGATTTCTTTGGAAAACAAACCAGTTTAACAGTTTCGGGTCAGTTGGAAGGAGAATTGGCAGCAATGGCTCTTGGAGCTATTTATACGTTTGGCCCTACTTTTCGTGCCGAAAACTCTAACACTCCGCGACATTTATCGGAATTTTGGATGATTGAGCCGGAAGTTGCTTTCAATGAAATAGAAGAAAATATGCAATTGGCGCAGGATTTTATTCAATATTGCGTGCAATGGGCATTAGATAAATGTCAGGATGATTTGAAATTCCTTTGCGATATGTACGATAAAGAATTGATAGACCGTCTTAAATTTGTAACGGAAAACAATTTTGTTAGATTGACTTACACTGAAGGGATTAAAATATTGGAAGAAGCTGTTGCAAAAGGATATAAATTTGAATTTCCTGTAGGTTGGGGAACGGATTTACAATCGGAACATGAACGGTATTTAGTTGAACAACATTTCAAAAAACCCGTTATACTTACCGATTATCCCAAAGAAATCAAAGCGTTTTATATGAAACAAAACGATGACGGAAAAACCGTTCGGGCTATGGATGTGCTTTTCCCGAAAATCGGAGAAATTATTGGGGGCTCGCAGCGTGAAGAAGATTATGAAAAACTTCGTACTCGTGCCACAGAAATGGATATTCCTGAAAAAGATATTTGGTGGTATTTGGATACCAGACGTTTTGGAACAGCGCCGCATGCGGGTTTTGGATTGGGATTTGAAAGATTATTGCTTTTTGTTACAGGTATGAGCAATATTCGAGATGTGATTCCATTTCCAAGAACACCCAAGAATGCTGAATTTTAAAGAAACAGATTAGAAATCTTTATAATATGGAAAATATAACAATAAAAGAATTGGAAAATGTAGTAGTTCGTTTTTCCGGCGATTCCGGCGATGGAATGCAGCTTACAGGAACACTGTTTTCCAACATATCGGCTATTCTGGGAAATGAAATCTCCACTTTCCCCGATTATCCTTCAGAAATTCGCGCTCCACAAGGAACACTTGGAGGCGTTTCCGGCTTTCAGGTACATTTGGGCTCGGGCAAAATTTATACTCCCGGAGATGATGCAGATGTACTGGTAGTAATGAATCCCGCTGCGCTGAAAGTAAATGTTAATGGAGTAAAGAAAAACGGAGTGATTATTTTTGATGAAGATGCTTTTCAAAAATCGGGCTATGAAAAGGCGGGTTTTTTAACTGAAAATCCGTTTGAAGAGTTAGCAATTTCCAATACTATTCAGTTAATTCCCGTGCAATTGACCACGCTTACACAAAAAAGTTTGGAAGGATATGATTTGGACAACAAATCAATTGTTCGAAGTAAAAATATGTTTGCTTTAGGATTGGTTTGCTGGTTGTTTAATCGTCCTATTGATGATGCTGTCCATTTTTTGAGTAATAAATTCAGAAAAAAACCGGATATTCTTCAGGCTAATGTGAAAGTACTAACTGACGGATACAATTACGGGCATAATCTTCATTTAACTGTTTCCACTTATCAGATTGAAAAATCGGAAGAAACAGAAAAAGGAGTTTATACAAGCATTTCAGGTAATACAGCCACCGCTTATGGATTAATTGCGGCAGCAGAAAAAGCCGGATTACAATTGTTCTTAGGAAGTTATCCGATTACACCGGCTTCAGATATTATGCATGAACTTTCACTTCGTCGCGATTTAGGAATAAAAGTGGTACAAGCGGAAGATGAAATAGCAGGGATAACAACAGCACTGGGGGCTTCTTTTGCAGGAAGTTTGGCGGCTACAAATACATCCGGACCAGGTTTGGCTTTAAAGTCCGAAGCTATCGGATTAGCAGTGATGGCAGAATTGCCTCTAGTGATAATTGATGTACAACGAAGCGGACCTTCAACAGGTATGCCTACTAAAACAGAGCAAACGGACTTACTCCAAGCGCTTTATGGTCGTAACGGGGAAAGTCCTGTGGCGGTAATTGCTCCCGGAACTCCTGATGATTGTTTCCATTATACGTATATGGCAAGTAAAATTGCTTTGGAACATATGACGCCTGTGATTGTATTAACCGATGCATTTTTGGGAAATGGAACTTCGCTTTGGAAACTTCCAAAATTAGCGGAATTGCCGGAAATCAATCCCAATTATGTAAAAGATGGAATGCAAGGTTGTAAGGTAACGGCGCGTGACGAAAAAACAAAAGTACGTTATTGGGCGATTCCCGGAACTGCAGGATTTGAACATCGAAACGGAGGACTTGAAAAAGATTATTATAAAGGCAGTATTTCTACCGATCCCGTTAATCATCAGTTAATGGTAGATACGCGAGCTGCAAAAATTAAAAATATAAGTGAATTTATTCCTGAACTTTCCGTTTACGGTTCGCTTGATGCGGATTTATTGGTAGTAGGTTGGGGTGGAACTCGCGGACATTTAATGAGCGCTGTAAACCAAATAATTAAAGATGGTAAAAAAGTTGCTTTAGCCCATTTCAATTATATTAATCCGCTCCCTAAAAACACTTCCGAAGTTTTCAAAAAGTATAAAAAAATACTTGTTTGCGAATTAAATAGCGGACAGTTTGCTACCTATTTACGTTCACAAGTACCGGGTGTGGATATAACTCAATACAATAAAGTTCAGGGGCAACCCTTTACCGTTTCAGAATTAGTTGAAAAATTTGAAACAATATTAAATCTGGATTGATATGGAAAATACAACAGAATACAAATTTGCTCAATATACGCCGAAAGATTTTAAAAGTGATCAATATGTCCGTTGGTGTCCCGGATGTGGTGATTATGCTATATTAAACGGACTTCAAAAAGCAATGGCCGATTTAGGTGTTGCGCCTCAAGATATAGCAGTTATTTCAGGGATAGGATGCTCCTCTCGATTGCCTTATTATATTAATAGTTATGGTTTCCATACTATTCACGGGCGAGGTGCTGCGGTAGCCACAGGCGTTAAAACCGCCAATCCAAAACTTACGGTTTGGCAAATTACTGGCGATGGCGATTGTCTGGCTATTGGTGGTAACCATTTTATTCATAGTGTACGCCGAAATATTGATATTAATGTGTTGCTTTTTAATAATCAAATCTACGGATTAACAAAAGGTCAGTTTTCACCAACCACCAAAAAAGGATATGTAACCAAATCATCTCCTTATGGCACGATTGAAAGACCTTTCCGTCCTGCAGAACTCACTTTTGGAGCACGTGGAACATTTTTTGCTCGTTTGCTGGATGTGGATTTAAAAAATGCACAAGAAGCTATGTTTACTGCGGCAAAACACAAAGGAACCTCTGTAGTAGAATGTTTGGTGAATTGTGTAATTTTTAATAACGGTGCTCACGGTTGGCTTTCCGAAAAAGAAACAAGAGCAGATAGACTTATCTTTTTGGAACACGGAAAACCAATGATTTACGGAAAAGATAGGAATAAAGGACTTATTTTGGATGGTTTTAATTTGAAAGCCGTAACTATTGGGGAAAATGGCATTACAGAAAAGGATATTCTTGTTCATGATGCTAAATGTGAAGATAGTACATTACAATTGAAACTTGCAATGATGGAAGCCCCTGATTTGCCTATCGCAGTAGGAGTAATACGTGATTTTGAAGATGAAACTTACGACGAAGCAATGGAAAAACAAATTGCTGAAATAAAATCAAAATCAAAAATCCATAGCTTTGATGAATTGATTGATTCGCTGGAACAATGGAAAGTTTAAAAGCATATTAAATATTTTATCATGTTCATCCGCCTTCTTTTTATGGAGGCGGTTTTTTTGCACTTATGGGGGCACCCCTTATTTTCCTTGTTTAAGTAGTTACGGTCCATTTATCCTGTTGTTTTTTCTTTTTTTGAGTAGTTTTGTTTATTGTTTTGCCATCCCGGTGGATTTTTAATAGTTTTTTTACAAATTTAGTATTCACTAAATCAGCGATATACCTGTTTATTTGAAAAAAGATTAAAAAATATTTGCGATATATTTTGCATATAATTAAAAAAGCAGTACCTTTGCAGTCCCTTTTGATAATATATTTTTGCGAAAAGATATGGAAAGGGGATACGTTCTTTAGATAAAAATGCAACAACTTTAAAGTGTAGTATAAGAGGAAGGTAATTTTTTTTTATGCCACTTGTCAATTTCTAACCTGATAAAGGTTAAGGTAACATCCGAGCAGAGATAATAAAAATTTTTTACAACGAAGAGTTTGATCCTGGCTCAGGATGAACGCTAGCGACAGGCCTAACACATGCAAGTCGAGGGGCAGCACAAGGAGTAATCTAAGGTGGCGACCGGCGCACGGGTGAGTAACACGTATGCAACCTGCCTGCTACTTGGGGATAACCCGTTGAAAGACGGCCTAATACCCAATAAAACAGGGGCCCCGCCTGGGGATATTTGTTAAAGATTAATTGGTAGCAGATGGGCATGCGTATGATTAGCTAGTTGGAGAGGTAACGGCTCCCCAAGGCAACGATCATTAGGGGTTCTGAGAGGAAGGTCCCCCACACTGGAACTGAGACACGGTCCAGACTCCTACGGGAGGCAGCAGTGAGGAATATTGGTCAATGGTCGAGAGACTGAACCAGCCAAGTCGCGTGAAGGATGACGGTTCTATGAATTGTAAACTTCTTTTATTCGGGAATAAAGTGTAGTACGTGTACTATTTTGTATGTACCGAATGAATAAGCATCGGCTAACTCCGTGCCAGCAGCCGCGGTAATACGGAGGATGCAAGCGTTATCCGGATTTATTGGGTTTAAAGGGTGCGTAGGCGGACTTGTAAGTCAGTGGTGAAAGTTTGCAGCTTAACTGTAAAATTGCCGTTGAAACTGCNGGTCTTGAGTGCAAATGAGGTAGGCGGAATGTGTTGTGTAGCGGTGAAATGCATAGATATAACACAGAACTCCGATTGCGAAGGCAGCTTACTGGGATGCAACTGACGCTGATGCACGAAAGCGTGGGTATCAAACAGGATTAGATACCCTGGTAGTCCACGCAGTAAACGATGAATACTAACTGTTTGCGATATACAGTAAGCGGTACAGCGAAAGCGTTAAGTATTCCACCTGGGGAGTACGTTCGCAAGAATGAAACTCAAAGGAATTGACGGGGGCCCGCACAAGCGGAGGAACATGTGGTTTAATTCGATGATACGCGAGGAACCTTACCCGGGCTTGAAATGCAAACGACGATAGTTGAAAGACTATTTCCAGCAATGGCGTTTGTGTAGGTGCTGCATGGTTGTCGTCAGCTCGTGCCGTGAGGTGTCGGCTTAAGTGCCATAACGAGCGCAACCCTTACCGTTAGTTACTAACAGGTCATGCTGAGGACTCTAGCGGGACTGCCACCGTAAGGTGTGAGGAAGGTGGGGATGACGTCAAATCAGCACGGCCCTTACGTCCGGGGCGACACACGTGTTACAATGGATGGTACAGCGGGTAGCTACCGTGCGAACGGATGCCAATCTCTGTAAAGCCATTCTCAGTTCGGATCGGAGTCTGCAACTCGACTCCGTGAAGCTGGATTCGCTAGTAATCGCGCATCAGCCATGGCGCGGTGAATACGTTCCCGGGCCTTGTACACACCGCCCGTCAAGCCATGGAAGCCGGGGGGACCTGAAGTACGTGACTGCAAAGAGCGTCCTAGGGTAAAACCGGTAACTGGGGCTAAGTCGTAACAAGGTAGCCGTACCGGAAGGTGCGGCTGGAACACCTCCTTTCTGGAGCGAGGGTGTTACCGATAAGGCTTTGCTTTATTTATAAATTATTTTATAGGTAAGTTTTAAGTTTTAGTAAAATATCCGATAATTATTAGGTGGACAAGTAGAAATAAACAAGAAGAACAGTTCTTCTTATGCTACAAAAAAGTTGTTAAACATATATAGCCTCAGAGTTCTCCGTTTAGGGGATAGGGGTAATGCCAGTCCTATAGCTCAGTTGGTTAGAGCGCTACACTGATAATGTAGAGGTCGGCAGTTCAACTCTGCCTGGGACTACACCACAGCAGCAAGCAAAAAGCCGCAAGTCGCAAGTTAGCAAAAAGCCGCTTACCGCTCACCGCTTACCGCTAAGATACACGGTGGATTAGCTCGGTTGGCTTAAAGCATCCCGATTTACATTGGGAGAGTCAAATGGGTTCGAGTTCACCAAAACAGCTAAAAGCCAGCGGCTACTAGCTAAAAGAAAACGGGGGATTAGCTCAGTTGGCTTAGAGCACCTGCCTTGCACGCAGGGGGTCAAGGGTTCGAGCCCCTTATTCTCCACGGGAAAAGTTGACGAGTAAAAGAGTTGACAAGTAAACAGGAGAGAGGAGTCAATGCAAAAATAGATTTTAAGAGTAAAATCGAAGAATAAAAAAAAGTAAGAAAAGGGTTACTGACAGCTGTAAGCTTGTAACTAAAATAAAGATTAATATATATTGATTTATAATTAATCACATACGCCTTCATTAATTTCCCCCTTCAGGGGGTTAGGGGGCTGAACGATCTTTGACATATTGATAAGAAAAAGAGAAGACAAAAGTAAAGATTAGAGACATAAATAATATGTTATGTCTTTATAAAAAAACAATTTAAGAGAAGATATATTTTATGATGCATTTTGTTGTTATATTATAAGTTCACAAAACTTGTAGCTTGTAACTGACAACTTGTAACTAAAGTATGTCCACACGAGCAAAAAAGAAATAAAAAAGCAAATAAGAGCGAATGGTGGATGCCTTGGCTTGAGGAGGCGATGAAGGACGTGATAAGCTGCGAAAAGTCGGGAGTAGGTGCAAATAACCTTCGATCCCCGAATATCCGAATGGGGCAACCCGGTACGGTGAAGCCGTATCATTCCGTTAAACGGAAGGCAAACGTGGGGAACTGAAACATCTAAGTACCCATAGGAGAAGAAAACAAAAGTGATTGCGCAAGTAGTGGCGAGCGAACGCGCATTAGCCCAAACCAATGATGTAGCGATGCATTGTTGGGGTTGTAGGACTACGATATCGATTATATAAACGAATTGGAAGCAATTTGGAAAGACACGCCGCAGAGGGTGACAGCCCCGTACAGGTAAGTTTATATGATTGTAGTAGTATCCTGAGTAGCGCGGGACACGAGAAATCCTGTGTGAATTAGCGGGGCCCATCCCGTAAGGCTAAATACTCCCTCAAGACCGATAGTGAACCAGTACTGTGAAGGAAAGGTGAAAAGTACTTCGAATAGAAGAGTGAAATAGATCCTGAACCCGTTCGCTTACAAGCGGTCGGAGCTCCGTACTTTACGGAGTGACGGCGTGCCTTTTGCATAATGAACCTACGAGTTACTTTTACCGGCGAGGTTAAGCACTTCAGGTGCGCAGCCGAAGCGAAAGCGAGTCTTAACAGGGCGCCATTTAGTCGGTAGGAGTAGACGCGAAACCAAGTGATCTACCCTTGAGCAGGTTGAAGTTTTGGTAACACAAAATGGAGGACCGAACCGTTGAACGTTGAAAAGTTTTCGGATGACTTGAGGGTAGGGGTGAAAGGCTAATCAAACTTGGAGATAGCTCGTACTCCCCGAAATGCATTTAGGTGCAGCGTCAATAGAGTTTACTACAGGTAGAGCGACTGATTGGATGCGAGGGTTTCACCGCCTATCAAGTCCTGATAAACTCCGAATGGTAGTAAATGCTTATTGGCAGTGAGGGCGCGGGTGCTAAGGTCCGTGTCCGAGAGGAGAAGAATCCAGACCATCAGCTAAGGTCCCCAAATATACATTAAGTTGCATTAACGAAGTCGAACTGCAGCGACAGCTAGGATGTTGGCTTGGAAGCAGCCATTCATTTAAAGAGTGCGTAACAGCTCACTAGTCGAGCGGTTTGGCGTGGATAATAATCGGGCATAAATGTATTACCGAAGCTATGGATGCAGACATAATCGTCTGTATGGTAGGGGAGCATTCCTGTCAGCTTAGAAGGCGTAAGATAACTTACTCTGGAGCGTCAGGAAAAGCAAATGTAGGTATAAGTAACGATAAGGGAGGCGAGAAACCTCCCCGCCGGAAGACTAAGGTTTCCTGATCAACGCTAATCGGATCAGGGTTAGTCGGGGCCTAAGGCGCAGCCGAATGGCGTAGCCGATGGAAGAACAGGTTAATATTCCTGTACTACTTAAATGAGAGAAGTGGGGACGGAGCAGTGAAAGTTCTGCGCACTGACGGAATAGTGCGTTAAAGGGTGTAGGTATATTGAGAGCAGGCAAATCCGTTTTCAATGCCGAACCTGATAGTACCGGGCGT
The genomic region above belongs to uncultured Paludibacter sp. and contains:
- the asnS gene encoding asparaginyl tRNA synthetase (Evidence 2a : Function from experimental evidences in other organisms; PubMedId : 1425658, 2009959, 2693216, 9298646; Product type e : enzyme) → MTRTKIVDLLKSKDFGAEINIKGWVRTRRGNKNVSFIALNDGSSIHNIQVVVDLANFDEEVLKSITTGACISVIGKLVESQGAGQTVEIQAKDIQVYGIADPETYPLQKKGHTLEFLREIAHLRPRTNTFGAVFRIRHNMAMAIHTFFHERGFFYFHTPIITGSDCEGAGQMFQVTTMNLYDLKKDENGSIDYSDDFFGKQTSLTVSGQLEGELAAMALGAIYTFGPTFRAENSNTPRHLSEFWMIEPEVAFNEIEENMQLAQDFIQYCVQWALDKCQDDLKFLCDMYDKELIDRLKFVTENNFVRLTYTEGIKILEEAVAKGYKFEFPVGWGTDLQSEHERYLVEQHFKKPVILTDYPKEIKAFYMKQNDDGKTVRAMDVLFPKIGEIIGGSQREEDYEKLRTRATEMDIPEKDIWWYLDTRRFGTAPHAGFGLGFERLLLFVTGMSNIRDVIPFPRTPKNAEF
- the korA gene encoding 2-oxoglutarate oxidoreductase subunit KorA, with product MENITIKELENVVVRFSGDSGDGMQLTGTLFSNISAILGNEISTFPDYPSEIRAPQGTLGGVSGFQVHLGSGKIYTPGDDADVLVVMNPAALKVNVNGVKKNGVIIFDEDAFQKSGYEKAGFLTENPFEELAISNTIQLIPVQLTTLTQKSLEGYDLDNKSIVRSKNMFALGLVCWLFNRPIDDAVHFLSNKFRKKPDILQANVKVLTDGYNYGHNLHLTVSTYQIEKSEETEKGVYTSISGNTATAYGLIAAAEKAGLQLFLGSYPITPASDIMHELSLRRDLGIKVVQAEDEIAGITTALGASFAGSLAATNTSGPGLALKSEAIGLAVMAELPLVIIDVQRSGPSTGMPTKTEQTDLLQALYGRNGESPVAVIAPGTPDDCFHYTYMASKIALEHMTPVIVLTDAFLGNGTSLWKLPKLAELPEINPNYVKDGMQGCKVTARDEKTKVRYWAIPGTAGFEHRNGGLEKDYYKGSISTDPVNHQLMVDTRAAKIKNISEFIPELSVYGSLDADLLVVGWGGTRGHLMSAVNQIIKDGKKVALAHFNYINPLPKNTSEVFKKYKKILVCELNSGQFATYLRSQVPGVDITQYNKVQGQPFTVSELVEKFETILNLD
- the korB gene encoding 2-oxoglutarate oxidoreductase subunit KorB, which codes for MENTTEYKFAQYTPKDFKSDQYVRWCPGCGDYAILNGLQKAMADLGVAPQDIAVISGIGCSSRLPYYINSYGFHTIHGRGAAVATGVKTANPKLTVWQITGDGDCLAIGGNHFIHSVRRNIDINVLLFNNQIYGLTKGQFSPTTKKGYVTKSSPYGTIERPFRPAELTFGARGTFFARLLDVDLKNAQEAMFTAAKHKGTSVVECLVNCVIFNNGAHGWLSEKETRADRLIFLEHGKPMIYGKDRNKGLILDGFNLKAVTIGENGITEKDILVHDAKCEDSTLQLKLAMMEAPDLPIAVGVIRDFEDETYDEAMEKQIAEIKSKSKIHSFDELIDSLEQWKV
- a CDS encoding hypothetical protein (Evidence 5 : Unknown function) encodes the protein MKAYVINYKSIYINLYFSYKLTAVSNPFLTFFYSSILLLKSIFALTPLSCLLVNSFTRQLFPWRIRGSNP